A genomic segment from Chitinophagaceae bacterium encodes:
- a CDS encoding TonB-dependent receptor, with protein MRLLTVCAFLFQTFFLFAQNKNATISGRIIDENENGISNVSVLILGKTKGVPAKEDGSFTISVPSAKTFALVFSHTSYISVQKNFFLSPGENETITIKLLKSGKLLDEVTVKDERQRTEAGLIKINPRNALTLPSTTGGVEALIKTLVGSNNELTSQYNVRGGSYDENLVYINDFEVYRPYLVSSGQQEGLSLINPSLARNVSFYTGGFQAKYGDKMSSVLDIHYKKPAKFAGSVYVSLLEQGAYTEGSSANKKFSYLAGVRNKSNQSLLSNQPTQGAYIPSASDAQALVTYKFTERWQAEVLGIFSSSRFTFYPESVQKTASVFSPFYTSNIGLDVFFEGQEKDKYTSSLLGISIIQNPNKAIKLKWMASRFKDDENENFDIAGAYLFGERDFDKASNSFGQIVNPLGSGYYQDYARNKLNIELWNFSHKGSWDIDNHFFQWGFSYEQSKINDVLKQWQFRDSAGYSLPYTPGIMTLFSNWNSSANLNINRFNGYVQDNMHFQLKNADISLQAGIRFNFNNLNKENLISPRMQLSLKPGWKKDMVFKLAAGVYNQPPFYRELRKYDGTLNTNVQSQKSIQLVAGWDYNFKGIASRPFRITAEAYYKQMKDVDVYDVDNVKIRYAGNNNAKAYATGIEFRLFGELVQDAESWLSIGFMRSQEDIDNDYYYEYKNAAGETIGPKTEDQVITDSVKNNVGWLRRPTDRLITAGLYLEDYLTTNKNFRVHLNLLYGSNMSYNIPGSVRYRNGLIIEPYMRIDIGFSALLLSEKNLRRSHSPFRGFENIWASLEVFNLIDRANTISYQLIKDFSNSTYAMPNRLTPRLLNLKLLVKF; from the coding sequence ATGAGACTGCTTACGGTTTGTGCTTTTTTATTCCAAACATTTTTTCTTTTTGCCCAAAACAAAAATGCTACGATAAGCGGCCGTATTATTGATGAAAACGAAAATGGTATCAGCAATGTATCGGTATTGATATTGGGAAAAACCAAAGGTGTACCCGCAAAAGAAGATGGGTCATTTACCATTAGTGTGCCATCCGCAAAAACATTTGCCCTCGTTTTCAGCCATACCAGTTATATATCGGTACAAAAAAATTTCTTTTTGAGCCCTGGGGAAAATGAAACCATAACTATTAAACTATTAAAGAGCGGTAAGTTGCTTGATGAAGTAACCGTAAAAGATGAACGCCAGCGCACCGAAGCCGGGCTAATAAAAATAAACCCAAGAAATGCCTTAACACTTCCCAGCACAACAGGAGGAGTAGAAGCCTTGATAAAAACGCTGGTAGGCAGCAACAATGAACTTACTTCGCAATATAATGTACGTGGCGGTAGCTACGATGAAAACCTGGTATACATCAACGATTTTGAAGTGTACCGCCCATACCTGGTAAGTAGCGGGCAACAAGAAGGCTTAAGCCTTATCAATCCTTCTCTGGCAAGAAATGTATCTTTTTATACAGGCGGTTTCCAGGCAAAATATGGCGATAAAATGAGCAGTGTACTGGATATTCACTATAAAAAACCGGCAAAATTTGCAGGCAGTGTTTATGTAAGTCTGCTGGAGCAGGGCGCTTATACCGAGGGTTCATCTGCAAACAAAAAATTTTCTTACCTGGCCGGTGTTCGCAACAAAAGCAACCAAAGTTTATTAAGCAACCAGCCTACACAGGGCGCTTATATCCCTTCTGCATCCGATGCACAGGCATTGGTAACCTATAAATTTACTGAAAGATGGCAGGCAGAAGTTTTGGGCATTTTCTCATCATCAAGGTTTACTTTTTACCCCGAATCTGTTCAAAAAACCGCATCTGTATTTTCTCCATTTTACACATCCAATATTGGCCTCGATGTGTTTTTTGAAGGGCAGGAAAAAGATAAATACACTTCTTCCCTTTTGGGCATTTCTATTATTCAAAACCCAAATAAAGCAATTAAATTAAAATGGATGGCCAGCCGTTTTAAAGATGATGAAAATGAAAATTTTGACATTGCCGGCGCCTATCTTTTTGGCGAAAGAGATTTTGATAAAGCCAGCAACTCTTTCGGGCAAATTGTTAACCCATTAGGCTCGGGCTATTATCAGGATTATGCCCGCAACAAATTGAATATTGAACTTTGGAATTTTTCGCATAAGGGAAGCTGGGATATAGATAACCATTTTTTTCAATGGGGATTCAGTTATGAACAATCTAAAATTAATGATGTATTAAAGCAATGGCAGTTCAGGGATTCTGCAGGTTATTCCCTGCCTTATACCCCGGGAATAATGACCTTGTTCAGCAACTGGAACAGTAGTGCAAACCTAAATATTAACCGCTTTAATGGTTATGTGCAGGATAATATGCATTTTCAATTAAAAAATGCCGACATCAGTTTGCAGGCGGGAATAAGGTTTAACTTCAATAACCTGAACAAAGAAAATTTAATAAGCCCACGTATGCAGCTAAGCTTAAAACCCGGCTGGAAAAAAGACATGGTGTTTAAACTTGCTGCAGGCGTTTATAATCAGCCGCCATTTTACAGGGAGCTCAGGAAATATGATGGCACCTTAAATACAAATGTACAATCACAAAAAAGCATACAGTTAGTTGCCGGCTGGGATTATAATTTTAAAGGTATTGCATCAAGGCCTTTCCGTATAACGGCAGAAGCTTATTATAAGCAAATGAAAGATGTGGATGTGTATGATGTGGACAATGTAAAAATTCGCTATGCAGGAAACAATAATGCAAAAGCTTATGCAACCGGCATTGAGTTCCGCTTGTTTGGAGAATTGGTACAGGATGCCGAAAGCTGGCTGAGTATTGGTTTTATGAGAAGCCAGGAAGATATTGACAACGATTATTATTATGAATATAAAAATGCTGCCGGCGAAACCATTGGCCCAAAAACCGAAGACCAGGTAATAACCGACAGTGTTAAAAATAATGTGGGCTGGCTACGCAGGCCTACAGACAGGCTCATAACCGCAGGCTTATATCTTGAAGATTATTTAACCACCAATAAAAATTTCAGGGTGCACCTAAATTTATTGTATGGCAGCAATATGAGTTACAATATACCAGGAAGCGTACGTTACCGAAATGGGTTAATTATTGAACCCTATATGCGTATTGACATTGGCTTTAGCGCATTATTACTCAGCGAAAAAAATTTGAGGCGCAGCCATAGCCCATTTCGTGGGTTTGAAAATATATGGGCCAGCCTTGAAGTATTTAATTTAATAGACAGGGCGAATACTATTTCTTATCAATTAATAAAAGATTTTTCCAACAGCACCTATGCCATGCCCAACAGGCTCACACCAAGATTGTTAAATCTTAAATTGCTGGTTAAGTTTTGA
- a CDS encoding PhoH family protein gives MTETIINLETVNPIEFFGVNNGKLDILKKKFPLLKILSRGTQIKLSGSPEQIEQAREKIDLLIQYLQRNGHMSENYFEQILGGDDERAIDNFMDRNINDVLVFGPNGKTVRARTSNQKMMVEACDKNDIVFAIGPAGTGKTYTAVALAVRALKNKQVKKIILTRPAVEAGESLGFLPGDLKEKIDPYLRPLYDALDDMIPADKLGYYMSTRTIEIAPLAYMRGRTLDNAFIILDEAQNTNDLQIKMFLTRIGPNAKAIITGDPSQIDLPKNQYSGLFKASKILKNIDGIAHIELNEEDVVRHRLVKRIIRAYNQFDEANEKKQERETKQ, from the coding sequence TTGACAGAAACGATCATTAACCTTGAAACTGTTAACCCCATTGAATTTTTTGGCGTTAACAATGGCAAACTCGATATCCTTAAGAAAAAATTTCCGTTATTGAAAATTCTTAGCCGGGGAACGCAAATAAAGCTTAGCGGCTCACCGGAACAAATTGAGCAAGCCAGAGAAAAAATTGATTTACTCATTCAGTATCTCCAAAGAAACGGGCACATGAGCGAAAATTATTTTGAGCAAATACTCGGAGGTGATGATGAACGGGCCATTGATAATTTTATGGACCGTAACATTAATGATGTGCTTGTATTTGGGCCAAATGGAAAAACAGTAAGGGCAAGGACATCAAACCAAAAAATGATGGTAGAAGCCTGCGATAAAAATGATATTGTATTTGCCATTGGTCCTGCAGGTACCGGTAAAACATATACCGCCGTTGCCCTGGCAGTAAGGGCATTAAAAAATAAACAGGTTAAAAAAATTATCCTCACAAGGCCTGCCGTAGAAGCCGGCGAAAGCCTTGGTTTTTTACCCGGCGACCTTAAAGAAAAAATTGACCCATACCTACGGCCTTTATATGATGCCCTGGATGATATGATACCTGCAGATAAATTGGGCTATTACATGAGTACACGTACCATTGAAATTGCGCCGCTTGCCTACATGCGTGGCCGTACGCTGGACAATGCCTTTATAATTTTGGATGAAGCCCAAAACACCAACGACCTTCAAATTAAAATGTTCCTAACCCGTATTGGACCAAATGCAAAAGCCATTATTACCGGCGATCCTTCACAAATTGATTTGCCTAAAAACCAATACAGCGGTTTGTTTAAAGCCTCAAAAATTTTAAAAAATATAGACGGTATTGCCCATATTGAACTCAATGAAGAAGATGTAGTAAGGCACCGCCTCGTAAAGCGCATCATCAGGGCGTATAACCAATTTGATGAAGCAAATGAAAAAAAACAAGAAAGAGAAACCAAACAGTAA
- a CDS encoding DUF4878 domain-containing protein — translation MIKNIFIACTLSFSFTQCKQKEMQKPETALDAGRAFIRASLDGDFKDAENLLLKDSQNVQMFSSYKTYYDRLSQDKKIHYKKASYTINKYQDANDSTTIINYSNDYMKKPMEIKVVWYHNEWKIDFKYITSENTPLN, via the coding sequence ATGATAAAAAATATTTTTATTGCTTGTACCCTTTCTTTTTCATTTACCCAATGTAAACAAAAAGAAATGCAAAAACCCGAAACTGCCCTGGATGCCGGAAGGGCTTTTATAAGAGCCAGTCTTGACGGGGATTTTAAAGATGCGGAAAATTTGCTTCTGAAAGATTCGCAAAATGTACAAATGTTCAGCTCATATAAAACTTATTATGACCGGTTATCACAGGACAAAAAAATACATTACAAAAAAGCTTCGTACACCATTAATAAATACCAGGATGCTAACGACTCTACTACAATAATCAATTACAGCAACGATTATATGAAGAAGCCCATGGAAATAAAAGTGGTTTGGTACCATAATGAGTGGAAAATTGACTTTAAATACATTACTTCCGAAAACACCCCATTAAATTAA
- the crcB gene encoding fluoride efflux transporter CrcB: MLKNLLIVGAGGALGSIARFLIYFIFSKNIFSANTLIINITGSFIIGILYALSLKQNAVAETTLLFLVTGICGGYTTFSTFSLENIQLLQSGKILTAILYSLSSLAGGLLACWLGYKLLQVK, from the coding sequence ATGCTTAAAAATTTGCTTATAGTAGGTGCTGGCGGGGCACTGGGATCCATAGCAAGGTTTTTAATTTATTTCATCTTCTCCAAAAATATTTTTTCGGCAAATACGCTCATCATCAATATTACAGGAAGTTTTATTATTGGCATATTGTATGCGCTAAGTTTAAAACAAAATGCCGTAGCAGAAACTACACTGCTATTTTTGGTTACTGGTATTTGCGGCGGATATACCACATTCTCTACCTTTAGCCTGGAAAATATCCAGCTCCTGCAATCAGGAAAAATATTGACCGCTATACTTTATTCATTATCGAGCCTTGCCGGAGGGCTGCTGGCGTGCTGGCTGGGTTATAAATTATTACAGGTAAAATAA
- a CDS encoding inorganic diphosphatase: MNQYVLHPWHGAHYGNKQPQEVNALIEISQGSKCKHEIDKQTGLLKLDRIIYSSFHYPVNYGFIPQTLGHDGDPLDILVMCSEPIQPLCLVEATVIGNMQMIDSGEKDDKIIAVASKDPSVNHIKDIDSIPQHFFAVLKNYFEQYKVLENKVVNIDNFQSREIAFTIIEEAITLYKNKFSGSPK, from the coding sequence ATGAACCAATATGTATTACATCCCTGGCATGGGGCACATTATGGCAATAAGCAACCACAAGAGGTAAATGCACTTATTGAAATTTCGCAAGGCAGTAAATGCAAGCATGAAATTGACAAGCAAACAGGTCTGCTTAAGTTAGACCGTATTATTTATTCTTCATTTCATTACCCGGTAAACTATGGTTTTATTCCACAAACGCTTGGCCACGATGGCGACCCATTGGACATTTTGGTGATGTGCAGCGAGCCCATTCAACCGCTTTGCCTTGTAGAAGCAACGGTTATTGGCAATATGCAAATGATTGACAGCGGCGAAAAAGACGACAAGATTATTGCCGTTGCTTCAAAAGACCCATCGGTAAACCACATTAAAGATATTGACAGTATTCCCCAGCATTTTTTTGCCGTTTTAAAAAACTATTTTGAACAATATAAAGTTTTGGAAAACAAAGTGGTAAATATTGATAATTTTCAAAGCAGGGAAATTGCCTTTACCATTATTGAAGAAGCAATAACTTTATACAAAAATAAATTTTCCGGTTCTCCCAAATAA
- a CDS encoding sulfite exporter TauE/SafE family protein, with protein sequence MDTQTILILFCIGIVAGMLSGIVGIGGGIIIVPALVFFLGFSQLKAQGTSLGILLLPVGILAVIQFYKQGYIDMKTVGIVACSFVVGGYLGSKIALALPQETVKKVFAVLLLLISIKMFFFDKQKTASVKINSVTEKPV encoded by the coding sequence ATGGATACACAAACCATACTCATCCTGTTTTGTATTGGCATTGTTGCCGGAATGCTAAGTGGAATTGTAGGTATTGGCGGCGGCATAATTATTGTTCCTGCACTGGTGTTCTTTTTAGGTTTTTCGCAACTCAAAGCACAGGGAACCTCACTGGGTATATTATTATTGCCCGTAGGTATTTTGGCGGTAATACAATTTTATAAACAAGGGTACATTGACATGAAAACTGTTGGCATTGTAGCCTGCAGTTTTGTAGTTGGCGGCTACCTGGGCAGTAAAATTGCATTAGCACTTCCGCAGGAAACGGTTAAAAAAGTTTTTGCCGTTTTATTGCTGCTCATCAGTATTAAAATGTTTTTTTTCGATAAGCAAAAAACTGCTTCGGTAAAAATAAACAGTGTTACAGAAAAACCAGTTTAA
- a CDS encoding DUF423 domain-containing protein produces the protein MHKGIIKTAALLGAVSVALGAFGAHGLKKMLDLQGLAVFETAVRYQFYHVFSLLAVGILYKEFATQVLLNAARFFIMGIILFCGSLYLVTFFKAQQIEGLNWVGAITPFGGVAFIIGWVMIFFSLLAPGKKN, from the coding sequence ATGCATAAAGGGATAATTAAAACAGCGGCTCTTTTGGGTGCGGTAAGCGTTGCCCTTGGTGCATTTGGGGCGCATGGCTTAAAAAAAATGCTGGATCTGCAGGGGTTAGCCGTATTTGAAACTGCAGTGCGATACCAGTTTTACCATGTATTTTCATTGCTGGCCGTGGGTATTTTATATAAAGAGTTTGCTACTCAGGTTTTATTAAATGCAGCCAGGTTTTTTATTATGGGCATCATATTATTTTGCGGCTCATTATATCTTGTAACTTTTTTTAAGGCACAGCAAATCGAAGGTTTAAATTGGGTGGGCGCTATTACCCCTTTTGGTGGCGTTGCATTTATTATTGGCTGGGTAATGATTTTTTTTTCATTACTGGCACCGGGGAAAAAAAATTAA
- a CDS encoding shikimate kinase, giving the protein MKKKIYIIGFMGTGKSYWGKVWAKKHQMPFMDLDSLIEEKENGKVLDIFEQKGEEFFREVEADCLRSTLPFDNSIIACGGGAPCSHNSMEWMNENGLTILLEATPAEVFENIKKETRSRPLLKDKNEGEIIFFIEKLMNERKSFYDQAQIKMPVKNLTAKSLDIILQPNLDTHHA; this is encoded by the coding sequence ATGAAAAAAAAGATTTACATCATTGGTTTTATGGGTACAGGCAAATCTTATTGGGGAAAAGTATGGGCAAAAAAACACCAAATGCCTTTTATGGATTTGGATTCCCTGATAGAGGAAAAGGAAAATGGAAAAGTACTCGACATTTTTGAACAAAAAGGGGAGGAGTTTTTCCGTGAGGTTGAGGCCGATTGCCTGCGTTCTACATTACCTTTTGATAACAGCATTATTGCCTGCGGCGGCGGAGCGCCCTGTTCCCATAATAGTATGGAATGGATGAACGAAAACGGGCTAACCATACTGCTTGAAGCAACGCCTGCCGAAGTTTTTGAAAATATTAAAAAAGAAACCCGTTCCCGGCCTTTGTTAAAAGATAAAAACGAAGGAGAAATTATTTTCTTTATTGAAAAACTGATGAACGAAAGGAAAAGTTTTTATGACCAGGCACAAATAAAAATGCCAGTTAAAAACCTCACAGCGAAAAGCCTGGATATTATTTTACAACCCAATTTAGATACACATCATGCATAA
- a CDS encoding nucleoside phosphorylase yields the protein MNKIPESELILDKRGAIYHLGVRPDELADTVIVVGDPDRVPIVSKYFDTIEHRLQHREFITHTGHLGTKRITVTSAGIGPDNIDIVMNELDALVNIDFTNRTIKPQLRSLSIFRFGTCGSLQAHIPVDSFVAGSHGLGFDNVMHYYNEQCTKEETQMIDAFIAHTGLKGNVTPYIFTGSNELLQHFSKGFYQGITVGCPGFYGPQGRVLRLGLAYPGLIEKLTDFRFENTFISNFEMETSAIYGLGRALRHRCLSLNVIVANRVLKQFSKDGAAAVENLIKASLEVIAAHNL from the coding sequence ATGAACAAAATTCCCGAATCGGAACTGATATTGGACAAGCGTGGCGCCATTTATCACCTGGGCGTAAGGCCGGATGAACTGGCCGATACAGTGATTGTTGTAGGCGACCCCGACCGTGTGCCCATTGTAAGTAAATACTTTGATACAATTGAACACCGGCTGCAACACCGGGAATTTATTACACATACCGGACACTTAGGAACAAAGCGCATTACAGTAACGAGCGCCGGAATTGGCCCGGATAATATAGATATTGTAATGAATGAACTGGATGCACTGGTGAATATAGATTTTACAAACAGGACCATAAAACCGCAATTACGTTCTTTAAGTATTTTTCGCTTTGGCACCTGCGGTTCTTTACAGGCCCATATTCCTGTAGATAGTTTTGTAGCCGGAAGCCATGGGCTGGGCTTTGACAATGTAATGCATTATTATAACGAACAATGTACAAAAGAAGAAACCCAAATGATTGATGCGTTTATTGCCCACACAGGCCTTAAAGGAAATGTTACGCCTTATATTTTTACAGGAAGCAATGAATTGCTGCAACATTTTTCTAAAGGCTTTTACCAGGGTATTACCGTAGGTTGCCCCGGTTTTTATGGCCCGCAAGGCAGGGTTTTAAGGCTTGGTCTTGCTTATCCGGGATTAATTGAAAAATTAACCGATTTTCGGTTTGAAAATACTTTCATTTCTAATTTTGAAATGGAAACCTCGGCAATTTATGGTCTGGGTAGGGCGCTAAGGCACAGGTGCCTGAGCTTAAATGTAATTGTGGCCAACAGGGTTTTAAAACAATTTTCAAAAGATGGCGCAGCTGCTGTAGAAAACCTGATTAAGGCATCGCTGGAGGTTATAGCTGCACATAATTTATAA
- the deoC gene encoding deoxyribose-phosphate aldolase, translating to MAEKQLTNLPDFSLSPHIDQVGVEERVSRVTKRSIKKETKLNGLLLTLNMIDLTTLEGKDTDGKVQQMCYKAKHLHDIYEGLPTVAAVCVYPSMVRIAKKAVEGSGVKVAAVATAFPSGQAPGDVKIRDTKFAVNEGADEIDMVISRGKFLQGEYNFVFDEIAAVKEACGEARLKVILETGELVTYDKVRRASDIAMYAGADFIKTSTGKISPAATLPVTLVMLEAIRDFYYKTGKRIAMKPAGGISKSKLALHYLVLLNEILGEEWMNNQWFRFGASSLANDVLMQIMKEKTGVYQSANYFSID from the coding sequence ATGGCAGAAAAACAATTGACCAATTTGCCCGATTTTAGCTTATCGCCCCATATTGACCAGGTAGGTGTGGAAGAAAGGGTAAGCCGGGTTACCAAGCGCAGTATTAAAAAAGAAACCAAGCTTAACGGGCTGCTGCTTACCTTAAATATGATTGACCTTACCACATTGGAAGGCAAGGATACCGATGGAAAAGTGCAGCAAATGTGTTACAAAGCAAAGCATTTACATGATATTTATGAAGGCTTGCCAACAGTTGCTGCTGTTTGTGTTTATCCATCAATGGTACGCATTGCAAAAAAAGCGGTAGAAGGTTCAGGAGTAAAAGTGGCTGCTGTTGCAACGGCTTTTCCCAGCGGGCAGGCGCCGGGAGATGTAAAAATAAGAGATACCAAATTTGCCGTAAATGAAGGTGCCGATGAAATAGATATGGTGATAAGCCGTGGTAAATTTTTACAGGGAGAATACAATTTTGTTTTTGATGAAATAGCCGCCGTTAAAGAAGCTTGTGGCGAAGCAAGGCTTAAAGTAATTTTAGAAACCGGCGAACTGGTAACCTATGATAAAGTACGCAGGGCTAGCGATATTGCCATGTATGCAGGCGCCGATTTTATTAAAACCTCAACCGGAAAAATTTCACCTGCAGCTACTTTGCCCGTAACCCTGGTGATGCTGGAAGCCATTCGTGACTTTTATTATAAAACCGGTAAACGCATAGCCATGAAACCTGCGGGCGGAATTTCTAAATCTAAGCTGGCATTGCATTACCTGGTATTGCTCAACGAAATTTTAGGAGAAGAATGGATGAATAACCAATGGTTTCGCTTTGGGGCAAGCAGCCTGGCCAATGATGTACTGATGCAAATTATGAAAGAAAAAACCGGCGTTTATCAAAGCGCCAATTACTTTAGTATTGATTAA
- a CDS encoding aldehyde dehydrogenase family protein, producing the protein MAKTKNNTIKLKFDSARKFAPAPESRSAAKINARYDHFINGKFEKPQSKKYFSTINPATEEKLSEVADGNAADVVKAVKAARTAYDKYWKNMKGSERAKYIYRIARMVQERARELAIIESLDGGKPIRESRDFDVPTAANHFFYYAGWADKLEYAFPNRKASPLGVAGQIIPWNFPLLMAAWKIAPALATGNTVVLKPAESTPLTALKLAEIIQEADLPPGVVNILTGAGATGAALVNHPGVDKIAFTGSTNVGKIIQNAIAGTPKKATLELGGKAANIIFEDAAINQAVEGVINGIFFNQGHVCCAGSRLYVQESVYKTVVQKLKDRLETLIVGDPLDKNTDIGAINSKEQLNIINNYLKIGQKEGAAMHQSSVALPSKGFWCRPTIFTNVAQSNRIAQEEIFGPVLAIQSFRTDDEVIDKANNTPYGLSAGVWTDKGSKIFNLTTKLRAGVVWANTFNKFDPSSPFGGYKESGYGREGGLHGLSAYVRIV; encoded by the coding sequence ATGGCCAAAACAAAAAACAATACCATAAAATTAAAGTTTGACAGTGCAAGAAAATTTGCACCGGCACCCGAAAGCAGGAGCGCTGCAAAAATAAATGCCCGATATGATCATTTTATAAATGGAAAATTTGAAAAACCACAAAGCAAAAAATACTTTAGCACTATAAACCCAGCAACAGAAGAAAAACTGAGCGAAGTAGCCGATGGCAATGCAGCAGATGTTGTCAAAGCCGTAAAAGCTGCCCGTACCGCTTATGATAAATATTGGAAAAATATGAAAGGTTCGGAGCGTGCAAAATATATTTATCGCATTGCCCGTATGGTGCAGGAAAGGGCAAGGGAACTGGCCATAATAGAATCGCTCGATGGCGGCAAACCCATAAGGGAAAGCAGAGATTTTGATGTACCCACTGCTGCAAACCATTTTTTTTATTACGCAGGCTGGGCCGATAAATTAGAATATGCATTCCCCAACCGAAAGGCAAGTCCTTTGGGTGTAGCTGGGCAAATTATTCCCTGGAATTTTCCTTTATTAATGGCAGCATGGAAAATTGCACCAGCACTGGCAACAGGAAATACCGTGGTATTAAAACCTGCAGAAAGCACACCGCTTACTGCATTAAAACTTGCAGAAATTATTCAGGAAGCCGATTTGCCTCCCGGGGTTGTAAATATTTTAACCGGTGCAGGAGCAACCGGCGCTGCGTTGGTAAACCATCCGGGTGTAGATAAAATTGCATTTACCGGTTCCACCAATGTAGGAAAAATAATTCAAAATGCTATTGCCGGCACACCTAAAAAAGCCACGCTTGAATTAGGCGGAAAAGCCGCCAATATTATTTTTGAAGATGCTGCAATTAACCAGGCAGTAGAAGGGGTAATTAATGGAATATTTTTTAACCAGGGACATGTATGCTGCGCTGGTAGCCGCCTTTATGTACAGGAATCTGTTTACAAAACCGTTGTACAAAAATTAAAAGACAGGCTTGAAACTTTAATTGTGGGCGACCCACTGGATAAAAATACCGACATTGGTGCCATCAACTCAAAAGAGCAGTTGAACATCATCAATAACTATCTCAAAATTGGGCAAAAAGAAGGAGCCGCTATGCATCAAAGCAGCGTTGCATTACCTTCAAAAGGGTTTTGGTGCAGGCCAACCATTTTTACCAATGTGGCACAAAGCAACCGCATAGCGCAGGAAGAAATTTTTGGCCCCGTTCTGGCCATTCAAAGTTTCCGCACCGATGATGAAGTAATTGATAAAGCCAATAACACGCCTTATGGATTAAGCGCCGGGGTGTGGACGGATAAGGGTTCTAAAATTTTCAACCTAACCACAAAACTTAGAGCAGGTGTTGTGTGGGCAAATACGTTCAACAAATTTGATCCCAGTTCTCCCTTTGGAGGTTATAAAGAAAGTGGCTATGGAAGAGAAGGAGGATTGCATGGGTTGAGTGCGTATGTGAGGATTGTATAG
- a CDS encoding aldehyde dehydrogenase family protein, whose protein sequence is MPRLEVLKTYKIFIAGKFPRTESGRYYIAENKKGDKLANVCLSSRKDFRDAVIAARSAFNDWGSRAAFNRSQVLYRIAEMLEGRKAQFIDELMKQDSTKEQAEKEVSLSIERLIYYAGWCDKFQQLYSTVNPVASSHFNFSAPEPTGVVSIIAPQNNSLIGLVSVIAPIIAGGNTCVVLASASKPLCAVTFAEVLGTSDVPGGTINILTGKPGELLSWFSDHMDVNAIVFCENDKEAILKIQQKATLNLKRVLLWNNYNWLLETAQNPYLINDAQEIKTTWHPIENIGGAKAGY, encoded by the coding sequence ATGCCCCGTCTCGAAGTTTTAAAAACATACAAAATATTTATTGCTGGTAAATTTCCCCGTACCGAATCGGGCAGGTATTATATTGCTGAAAATAAAAAAGGCGATAAGCTGGCCAATGTATGCCTTAGTTCACGCAAAGATTTCAGGGATGCTGTAATTGCGGCCCGTTCTGCATTTAATGATTGGGGAAGCCGTGCAGCATTTAACAGAAGCCAGGTATTATACCGCATTGCCGAAATGCTCGAAGGCAGAAAGGCTCAGTTTATTGACGAGTTGATGAAACAGGACAGTACAAAAGAGCAGGCAGAGAAAGAAGTTTCACTGAGTATTGAACGGCTCATTTATTACGCCGGATGGTGCGATAAATTTCAACAGCTTTATAGTACGGTAAACCCAGTTGCCTCTTCACACTTTAATTTTAGTGCGCCGGAACCTACTGGTGTTGTAAGTATAATTGCCCCACAAAACAATTCGCTCATAGGGCTGGTAAGTGTAATTGCCCCAATAATTGCCGGCGGCAACACCTGTGTGGTACTTGCATCGGCAAGTAAACCATTATGTGCCGTAACATTTGCCGAAGTGCTGGGCACAAGCGATGTGCCCGGTGGTACAATAAACATACTCACCGGAAAGCCCGGCGAATTGCTAAGCTGGTTTAGCGACCACATGGATGTAAATGCCATTGTATTTTGTGAAAATGATAAAGAGGCAATCCTTAAAATACAACAAAAAGCCACGCTCAATTTAAAAAGGGTTTTGCTATGGAACAATTACAACTGGCTTCTTGAAACAGCACAAAACCCTTACCTCATAAACGATGCCCAGGAAATAAAAACCACCTGGCACCCCATTGAAAATATTGGTGGCGCAAAAGCAGGGTATTAA